The Microbacterium limosum genome contains a region encoding:
- the infC gene encoding translation initiation factor IF-3, with translation MSDPRTNDRIRVPEVRLVGPAGEQIGVVRIEVAMRLAQEADLDLVEVAPNSKPPVVKIMDYGKFKYEAAQKAKEARRNQANTVLKEVRFRLKIEAHDYITKLKRAEGFLKEGDKVKAMILFRGREQSRPEQGVRLLRKFAEDVAEFGTVESSPTIDGRNMTMVVAPHKNKSEVKTEQNEKRAANKQAAREARGGRPDDAEQSETAAE, from the coding sequence ATCAGCGATCCCCGCACCAATGACCGCATCCGCGTCCCGGAGGTCCGACTCGTCGGCCCCGCGGGAGAGCAGATCGGTGTCGTCCGCATCGAGGTTGCGATGCGCCTGGCGCAAGAAGCCGACCTCGACCTGGTCGAGGTGGCTCCCAACTCGAAGCCACCCGTGGTCAAGATCATGGACTACGGGAAGTTCAAGTACGAGGCGGCGCAGAAGGCCAAGGAGGCCCGGCGCAATCAGGCGAACACGGTCCTCAAGGAGGTTCGCTTCCGCCTGAAGATCGAGGCGCACGACTACATCACCAAGCTCAAGCGCGCCGAGGGCTTCCTCAAGGAGGGCGACAAGGTCAAGGCCATGATCCTCTTCCGTGGCCGCGAGCAGTCCCGTCCCGAGCAGGGCGTGCGGCTGCTGCGCAAGTTCGCGGAGGACGTCGCCGAGTTCGGCACGGTCGAGTCGAGCCCGACGATCGACGGCCGCAACATGACGATGGTGGTCGCGCCGCACAAGAACAAGTCCGAGGTCAAGACGGAGCAGAACGAGAAGCGGGCCGCCAACAAGCAGGCCGCGCGCGAAGCCCGCGGCGGCCGCCCGGACGATGCCGAGCAGTCCGAGACGGCCGCCGAGTAA
- the rpmI gene encoding 50S ribosomal protein L35, whose translation MPKQKTHSGSKKRFKITGSGKLKKQQAGMRHNLEGKSSRRTRRLNQDQVLSKADTKVAKKLLGR comes from the coding sequence ATGCCGAAGCAGAAGACCCACTCGGGCAGCAAGAAGCGCTTCAAGATCACCGGCAGCGGCAAGCTCAAGAAGCAGCAGGCCGGTATGCGCCACAACCTCGAGGGCAAGTCGAGCCGGCGTACGCGTCGCCTGAACCAGGACCAGGTCCTGTCCAAGGCCGACACAAAGGTCGCCAAGAAGCTTCTCGGCCGCTGA
- the rplT gene encoding 50S ribosomal protein L20 produces the protein MARVKRAVNAHKKRRVILERASGYRGQRSRLYRKAKEQVTHSLVYAYRDRRKRKGDFRRLWIQRINAASRQNGLTYNRFIQGLGLAGVQVDRRMLAELAVNEPAVFASLVQTAKAALPADNNAAKSA, from the coding sequence ATGGCTAGAGTCAAGCGCGCCGTCAACGCGCACAAGAAGCGTCGCGTCATCCTCGAGCGCGCGTCCGGTTACCGTGGACAGCGCTCGCGCCTGTACCGCAAGGCGAAGGAGCAGGTCACCCACTCGCTCGTCTACGCGTACCGCGACCGCCGCAAGCGCAAGGGCGACTTCCGCCGCCTGTGGATCCAGCGCATCAATGCCGCGTCCCGTCAGAACGGCCTCACCTACAACCGCTTCATCCAGGGCCTCGGCCTCGCGGGCGTGCAGGTCGACCGTCGCATGCTGGCCGAGCTCGCCGTGAACGAGCCGGCCGTCTTCGCTTCGCTCGTGCAGACCGCCAAGGCGGCCCTGCCGGCCGACAACAACGCGGCGAAGTCGGCGTAA
- a CDS encoding RNA methyltransferase — protein sequence MLENPRSPRVRAVAKLSKRSARVETGLFLLEGPQAVREALAYRPEGITDLFATPSAWEKHADVREAAQAEGAAVTFTTEGVLDAMADTVTPQGLVAVARQFPASVRDVFAASPRLVAICEEVRDPGNLGTIIRAADAAGADAVVLTGRTVDPYNPKVVRATTGSLFHLPISLGGGLEGVLTRARQAGLRVVAADVKGGDLLEARSSGLLAEPTAWLFGNEARGLDDDALALADASLKLPIYGRAESLNLATAASVCLYESAFAQRSALA from the coding sequence GTGCTGGAGAATCCGCGGTCGCCGCGCGTGCGGGCCGTCGCCAAGCTCAGCAAGCGCAGCGCGCGAGTCGAGACGGGTCTGTTCCTGCTCGAAGGCCCTCAGGCCGTTCGCGAAGCGCTGGCCTATCGCCCCGAGGGGATCACCGATCTGTTCGCGACGCCCTCCGCGTGGGAGAAGCACGCCGATGTGCGCGAGGCCGCGCAGGCCGAGGGCGCCGCGGTGACCTTCACGACCGAGGGCGTGCTCGACGCGATGGCCGACACGGTCACGCCCCAGGGCCTCGTCGCGGTCGCGAGGCAGTTCCCGGCATCGGTGCGCGACGTGTTCGCGGCATCCCCCCGCCTCGTCGCGATCTGCGAGGAGGTGCGCGATCCCGGCAACCTCGGCACGATCATCCGCGCCGCCGACGCCGCGGGAGCGGATGCCGTGGTGCTCACGGGCCGCACCGTCGATCCCTACAACCCCAAGGTCGTGCGCGCGACGACGGGCTCGCTGTTCCACCTGCCGATCTCGCTCGGCGGGGGGCTCGAGGGGGTGCTGACGCGGGCCCGCCAGGCGGGACTGCGCGTCGTCGCGGCCGATGTGAAGGGCGGCGACCTGCTCGAGGCCCGATCGAGCGGCCTTCTCGCGGAGCCGACGGCGTGGCTCTTCGGCAACGAGGCGCGCGGGCTCGATGACGACGCCCTCGCGCTCGCCGACGCGTCGCTGAAGCTGCCGATCTACGGTCGTGCCGAATCGCTCAACCTCGCAACGGCCGCGAGCGTGTGCCTGTACGAGAGCGCCTTCGCGCAGCGCTCGGCCCTGGCCTGA
- a CDS encoding amino acid ABC transporter ATP-binding protein: MVGQSDVQPRTSNISARRGEPLVVVEHVDKHFGDLHVLRDINTVVNRGEVVVVIGPSGSGKSTLCRAINRLETIDSGVITIDGAKLPEEGSGLARLRADVGMVFQSFNLFAHKTVLENVTLGPIKVRGMKKKAAEEKAMALLDRVGVANQAKKMPNQLSGGQQQRVAIARSLAMDPKVILMDEPTSALDPEMINEVLDVMVGLAADGMTMIVVTHEMGFARKAADRVLFMADGAIVEEATPEQFFTHPKSERAKDFLSKILDH, from the coding sequence ATGGTCGGTCAGAGCGATGTGCAGCCCCGGACGTCGAACATCTCCGCACGACGCGGGGAGCCGCTCGTCGTCGTTGAGCACGTTGACAAGCACTTCGGCGACCTGCACGTCCTCCGCGACATCAACACCGTCGTCAATCGCGGCGAGGTCGTCGTCGTCATCGGACCGTCGGGCAGCGGCAAGTCCACCCTCTGCCGCGCGATCAACCGCCTGGAGACCATCGACTCGGGGGTCATCACGATCGACGGCGCGAAGCTCCCCGAGGAGGGCTCGGGTCTGGCCAGGCTGCGCGCCGACGTCGGTATGGTCTTCCAGTCCTTCAACCTCTTCGCGCACAAGACGGTGCTGGAGAACGTCACCCTCGGACCGATCAAGGTGCGCGGGATGAAGAAGAAGGCGGCCGAGGAGAAGGCGATGGCCCTCCTGGACCGCGTGGGCGTGGCCAACCAGGCGAAGAAGATGCCCAATCAGCTCTCGGGCGGTCAGCAGCAGCGCGTCGCGATCGCGCGCTCCCTGGCGATGGATCCCAAGGTGATCCTCATGGACGAGCCGACGAGCGCGCTCGACCCCGAGATGATCAACGAGGTGCTCGATGTGATGGTCGGCCTCGCGGCCGACGGCATGACGATGATCGTCGTGACGCACGAGATGGGCTTTGCCCGCAAGGCGGCCGACCGGGTGCTGTTCATGGCCGACGGAGCCATCGTCGAAGAGGCCACTCCCGAGCAGTTCTTCACCCACCCGAAGAGCGAGCGCGCGAAGGATTTCCTCTCCAAGATCCTCGATCACTGA
- a CDS encoding glutamate ABC transporter substrate-binding protein, with protein sequence MKRSRLSLIGLAAAGALALTACAGGAETGGETTVEPEEAPSFEAGTTMAELAEAGTITIGTKFDQPLFGLMGPSGVPEGFDVEIGKIIAAELGIAPEDIDWVETVSANREPFIENGQVDIVIATYTINDTRKEVVSFAGPYYMAGQSILTLADNEDIESEEDLVGQPVCSVTGSTPAANLEALGAEVLLTDTYSNCLEPLRSGAVVAVSTDNVILAGLAAQNEGEFKVVGEPFTDEPYGIGLALDDTEFRMWINDVLEASYEDGRYEDAWNATAGTILPFVDPPTPDRY encoded by the coding sequence ATGAAGCGATCAAGACTCTCCCTGATCGGCCTCGCGGCCGCGGGAGCACTGGCACTGACGGCGTGCGCGGGCGGCGCCGAGACGGGTGGCGAGACCACGGTCGAGCCCGAAGAGGCGCCCTCGTTCGAGGCCGGCACGACGATGGCAGAGCTCGCCGAGGCGGGCACCATCACGATCGGCACGAAGTTCGACCAGCCGCTGTTCGGTCTGATGGGCCCGTCGGGCGTGCCCGAGGGCTTCGACGTCGAGATCGGCAAGATCATCGCCGCCGAGCTCGGCATCGCGCCCGAGGACATCGACTGGGTCGAGACGGTGTCCGCGAACCGCGAGCCCTTCATCGAGAACGGCCAGGTCGACATCGTCATCGCGACCTACACGATCAACGACACCCGCAAGGAGGTCGTCTCGTTCGCCGGGCCATACTACATGGCGGGGCAGTCGATCCTGACCCTCGCCGACAACGAGGACATCGAGAGCGAAGAGGACCTCGTCGGCCAGCCGGTGTGCTCGGTGACGGGTTCGACGCCCGCCGCCAACCTCGAGGCCCTCGGCGCCGAGGTGCTGCTCACCGACACCTACTCGAACTGCCTCGAGCCGCTGCGCAGCGGGGCCGTCGTCGCCGTCTCGACCGACAACGTGATCCTCGCGGGCCTCGCCGCCCAGAACGAGGGCGAGTTCAAGGTCGTCGGCGAGCCGTTCACCGACGAGCCCTACGGCATCGGCCTGGCGCTGGACGACACCGAGTTCCGGATGTGGATCAACGACGTGCTCGAGGCCTCGTACGAGGACGGCCGCTACGAGGACGCGTGGAACGCGACCGCCGGCACCATCCTGCCGTTCGTGGACCCGCCCACGCCCGACCGCTACTGA
- a CDS encoding amino acid ABC transporter permease, with the protein MDQLISLAPVFWEGFRVTLLLLAVSGALALVLGTVIAAMRISPVASLRIFASVWTEVARNTPLTLVFFFFAFIVPFLGLRLPYVVLAIFALTYYTSPFVAEALRSGINGVPVGQAEAARSIGLGFGQSVSLVVLPQAFRMTIPPLINVFIALTKNTSVAGGFFVAELFASTRELTNANGNIVIPILLVTAGLYLVVTVPLGLFAGALERKLVVRR; encoded by the coding sequence GTGGACCAGCTGATCTCGCTCGCTCCCGTGTTCTGGGAGGGCTTCAGGGTCACCCTGCTGCTGCTCGCCGTCTCGGGAGCGCTCGCGCTGGTGCTCGGCACCGTCATCGCCGCGATGCGCATCTCGCCCGTGGCTTCGCTGCGCATCTTCGCGTCGGTATGGACCGAGGTCGCGCGCAATACGCCGTTGACACTGGTCTTCTTCTTCTTCGCTTTCATCGTCCCGTTCCTGGGGCTCCGGCTTCCCTACGTCGTGCTCGCGATCTTCGCGCTGACGTACTACACCTCTCCGTTCGTGGCGGAGGCGCTGCGCTCGGGGATCAACGGCGTTCCCGTCGGCCAGGCCGAGGCCGCGCGCAGCATCGGCCTCGGTTTCGGCCAGAGCGTCTCGCTCGTCGTCCTCCCGCAGGCGTTCCGCATGACGATCCCACCGCTGATCAACGTGTTCATCGCGCTGACGAAGAACACGTCCGTCGCCGGGGGATTCTTCGTGGCGGAGTTGTTCGCGTCCACCCGTGAGCTGACCAACGCCAACGGAAACATCGTCATCCCGATCCTGCTCGTCACGGCGGGGCTCTATCTCGTCGTCACCGTGCCACTCGGCCTGTTCGCCGGGGCCCTCGAACGAAAGCTGGTGGTGCGGCGATGA
- a CDS encoding amino acid ABC transporter permease gives MSGSSVLFDAPGPRARRISLIVSLIGLVLIAGLVAWVVVILAAPRTSGGIVVPGMFSPTRWDIFTDPQVWSFIGQGVLGTLRAAAVAAVGAIVLGIALSLMRSSTIAWVRIPTAVFIEFFRGMPVLLMMLFILLVASTGAFWAVVIALILYNGTLIGEALRAGLAALPRGQREAALSVGMREFQSKILVEFPQAFRQMLPIIVAQLVVLLKDTSLGYIVGYNELIRTTMNNLASFYGNRYLFSLFVVTLVIYLAINLSLSWFARWLSRRTASGGTRAKKGRGGEDVDPDQAIMLAQASAAARTSGRTGGAL, from the coding sequence ATGAGCGGCTCGAGCGTACTCTTCGATGCGCCGGGTCCCCGGGCCCGCCGCATCTCGCTGATCGTCTCCCTCATCGGCCTCGTGCTGATCGCAGGGCTCGTCGCCTGGGTCGTGGTGATCCTCGCCGCTCCTCGCACCTCGGGCGGCATCGTCGTGCCCGGCATGTTCTCGCCGACGCGCTGGGACATCTTCACCGACCCGCAGGTGTGGAGCTTCATCGGCCAGGGTGTGCTGGGAACGCTGCGGGCCGCGGCGGTCGCCGCGGTCGGCGCGATCGTGCTCGGCATCGCCCTCTCGCTCATGCGCAGCTCCACGATCGCGTGGGTGCGCATCCCGACGGCCGTCTTCATCGAGTTCTTCCGCGGCATGCCCGTCCTGCTGATGATGCTGTTCATCCTGCTCGTCGCCTCGACAGGCGCCTTCTGGGCAGTGGTCATCGCCCTCATCCTCTACAACGGCACGCTGATCGGCGAGGCCCTGCGCGCGGGCCTGGCCGCGCTCCCGCGGGGACAGCGCGAAGCCGCGCTGTCGGTGGGCATGCGCGAGTTCCAGTCCAAGATCCTCGTGGAGTTTCCGCAGGCCTTCCGCCAGATGCTGCCGATCATCGTCGCTCAGCTCGTGGTGCTACTCAAGGACACCTCGCTCGGGTACATCGTCGGCTACAACGAGCTGATCCGCACGACGATGAACAACCTGGCGTCGTTCTACGGCAACCGCTACCTGTTCTCGCTCTTCGTCGTGACGCTGGTCATCTACCTCGCGATCAACCTGTCGCTGTCGTGGTTCGCGCGCTGGCTCTCGCGCCGGACGGCGAGCGGCGGCACGCGCGCCAAGAAGGGCAGGGGCGGCGAGGACGTCGATCCCGACCAGGCGATCATGCTGGCGCAGGCGTCGGCGGCGGCGCGCACATCGGGGCGCACGGGCGGCGCTCTCTGA